A genomic window from Pseudocitrobacter corydidari includes:
- the fdxH gene encoding formate dehydrogenase subunit beta: MDMQSQDIIKRSATNPITPAPRARDYKEEVAKLIDVSSCVGCKACQVACSEWNDIRDEVGHCVGVYDNPADLSAKSWTVMRFSETEQNGKLEWLIRKDGCMHCEDPGCLKACPSAGAIIQYANGIVDFQQDNCIGCGYCIAGCPFNIPRLNKEDNRVYKCTLCVDRVSVGQEPACVKTCPTGAIHFGTKKEMLDVAQERVDKLKARGYANAGIYNPQGVGGTHVMYVLHHADQPELYHKLPKDPSIDTSINLWKGALKPLSAAGFIATFAGLIYHYIGIGPNKEVDDDEEDDSHE, translated from the coding sequence ATGGATATGCAATCTCAGGATATTATCAAACGCTCTGCGACGAACCCGATTACTCCCGCGCCGCGTGCGCGGGATTATAAAGAGGAAGTGGCAAAGCTGATTGATGTCTCCTCCTGCGTGGGCTGTAAAGCCTGCCAGGTGGCCTGCTCAGAGTGGAATGATATCCGCGATGAGGTGGGCCACTGTGTGGGTGTCTATGATAACCCTGCGGATTTAAGCGCCAAGTCCTGGACGGTGATGCGTTTTAGCGAGACTGAACAGAACGGCAAACTGGAGTGGCTGATTCGTAAAGATGGCTGCATGCACTGTGAAGATCCGGGCTGCCTGAAGGCGTGCCCGTCTGCCGGGGCAATCATCCAGTACGCCAACGGGATCGTCGACTTCCAGCAGGATAACTGCATTGGCTGCGGCTACTGCATCGCCGGGTGTCCGTTTAATATTCCGCGCCTCAATAAAGAGGATAACCGGGTATACAAATGCACTCTCTGTGTGGACCGCGTCAGCGTGGGCCAGGAGCCAGCCTGTGTGAAAACCTGCCCAACCGGGGCGATTCACTTCGGCACCAAGAAAGAGATGCTGGATGTGGCGCAGGAACGTGTCGATAAGCTAAAAGCACGCGGCTACGCCAATGCGGGCATTTATAACCCGCAGGGCGTGGGCGGTACGCACGTGATGTATGTTCTGCATCATGCGGATCAGCCGGAGCTGTATCATAAGCTGCCAAAAGATCCGAGCATCGATACCAGCATCAACCTGTGGAAAGGGGCGCTGAAGCCGCTCTCCGCCGCCGGGTTCATCGCCACCTTCGCCGGGCTGATTTATCACTACATCGGTATTGGCCCGAATAAAGAAGTGGATGACGACGAAGAGGATGACAGCCATGAGTAA
- the fdnI gene encoding formate dehydrogenase-N subunit gamma, whose protein sequence is MSKSKMIVRTKFIDRACHWTVVIAFFLVSLSGISFFFPTLQWLTETFGTPQMGRILHPFFGVLIFVLLMLMFFRFVHHNIPDKEDIPWVKGIVEVLKGNEHKVARVGKYNAGQKMMFWTIMSMIFVLLVTGIIIWRPYFAHYFPIQVVRYSLLLHATSAIILIHAILIHMYMAFWVKGSIKGMIEGKVSRRWAKKHHPRWYRDVERMEAKKETNEGL, encoded by the coding sequence ATGAGTAAGTCGAAAATGATTGTGCGCACCAAATTTATTGACCGCGCCTGTCACTGGACGGTGGTGATTGCCTTCTTCCTGGTGTCGCTGTCGGGGATTTCGTTCTTCTTCCCGACGCTGCAATGGCTTACCGAAACTTTCGGTACACCGCAAATGGGGCGTATTCTGCACCCGTTCTTCGGTGTCCTGATCTTCGTGCTGCTGATGCTGATGTTCTTCCGCTTTGTGCATCACAACATTCCGGACAAAGAAGATATTCCCTGGGTGAAAGGGATTGTTGAAGTTCTGAAGGGTAACGAGCACAAAGTAGCGCGCGTTGGTAAATATAACGCCGGGCAGAAAATGATGTTCTGGACCATCATGAGTATGATTTTCGTATTGCTGGTGACCGGAATTATCATCTGGCGTCCGTACTTTGCGCACTATTTCCCGATTCAGGTAGTGCGCTACAGTCTGCTTTTACACGCGACTTCAGCCATTATTTTGATTCACGCCATCCTTATCCATATGTATATGGCTTTCTGGGTGAAAGGATCGATTAAGGGCATGATTGAAGGCAAGGTGAGCCGCCGCTGGGCGAAGAAACATCACCCGCGCTGGTATCGTGATGTCGAGCGTATGGAAGCGAAAAAAGAGACTAACGAAGGGCTGTAA
- a CDS encoding CcdB family protein, which produces MTEQFDVYRNPIRETNKMWPYYIIVQNDCYNDLSRRVIMPMMNNKLVPLWQQAIAPKVNIDFETYQLFAPLLTNIDVRKIAPADYICNLRSARNDVIHAIDSLITNT; this is translated from the coding sequence ATGACAGAACAATTTGATGTATATCGTAATCCCATTAGGGAAACCAATAAAATGTGGCCGTATTACATCATTGTTCAAAATGATTGTTACAACGATCTTTCCCGAAGAGTTATTATGCCTATGATGAATAATAAATTGGTTCCTCTCTGGCAACAGGCTATCGCGCCCAAAGTGAATATCGATTTTGAAACCTATCAGCTTTTCGCACCGCTGCTGACCAATATTGATGTTAGAAAAATCGCTCCGGCGGACTACATCTGCAACCTGCGCAGCGCCCGGAACGACGTTATCCACGCCATCGACTCGCTTATCACCAACACCTGA
- a CDS encoding type II toxin-antitoxin system CcdA family antitoxin produces MKISATKKTQQSENYPHHNDADEKRQHDKEFMQAMNQLIEKHGIFACDEIFTELQ; encoded by the coding sequence ATGAAAATTTCAGCAACGAAAAAAACGCAACAAAGCGAGAACTACCCTCACCACAATGATGCTGACGAAAAGCGGCAGCACGATAAAGAGTTCATGCAAGCCATGAATCAATTAATCGAAAAACATGGAATTTTCGCCTGTGACGAAATATTTACGGAGTTACAATGA
- the araJ gene encoding MFS transporter AraJ, whose amino-acid sequence MKKTVFSLALGTFGLGMAEFGIMGVLTDLARDTQISIPSAGHMISFYAFGVVIGAPIIALFSSRFSLKHILLFLAALCVLGNAIFTFSSSYTMLAIGRLVSGFPHGAFFGVGAIILSKIAPPGKVTMAVAGMVSGMTVANLLGIPIGTWLGHAFSWRYTFLLIAAFDVIVIASIIFWVPDLFDKSDARLSEQFRFLKAPEPWLIFLATLFGNAGVFAWFSYIKPYMLYVTGFTETFMTFIMMFVGLGMVLGNIVSGKLSARFSPLRIAATTDGIIVLSLVMLFLFADVKGAALGLAFICCAGLFALSAPLQILLLQNAKGGEMLGAAGGQMAFNLGSAVGAYCGGMMLTLGFAYNYVALPAALLSFSAMSALLAYGYVKNRRHERVIAPSA is encoded by the coding sequence ATGAAAAAGACGGTTTTTTCGTTAGCGCTTGGTACTTTTGGCCTGGGAATGGCGGAGTTCGGCATTATGGGCGTGTTGACGGATCTGGCGCGTGATACGCAGATCTCGATTCCTTCCGCCGGGCACATGATCTCGTTCTATGCCTTTGGCGTGGTGATTGGCGCGCCGATTATTGCGCTGTTCTCCAGTCGCTTTTCCCTCAAGCATATTCTGCTATTCCTGGCCGCGCTATGCGTGCTAGGCAACGCGATTTTCACTTTTTCATCTTCGTACACCATGCTGGCCATCGGCAGGCTGGTCTCCGGTTTCCCGCACGGTGCCTTTTTTGGCGTTGGGGCGATCATTTTGTCGAAAATCGCGCCGCCGGGTAAGGTCACGATGGCGGTAGCCGGGATGGTCTCCGGGATGACGGTAGCGAATTTACTGGGTATTCCGATCGGTACCTGGCTCGGTCACGCCTTCAGTTGGCGCTATACGTTTCTGTTGATTGCCGCGTTTGATGTCATCGTTATCGCATCGATTATCTTTTGGGTACCTGACCTGTTTGATAAGTCCGATGCGCGCCTGAGCGAGCAGTTCCGTTTCCTGAAAGCGCCAGAGCCGTGGTTAATCTTTCTGGCTACCCTTTTTGGCAACGCGGGCGTCTTTGCCTGGTTTAGTTATATCAAACCCTACATGCTGTATGTTACCGGCTTCACGGAAACCTTTATGACCTTCATTATGATGTTTGTCGGTCTGGGGATGGTGCTGGGCAACATTGTGAGCGGGAAACTTTCCGCGCGTTTTAGCCCGTTACGCATCGCCGCTACCACCGATGGCATTATTGTGCTTTCGTTAGTGATGCTGTTTCTGTTTGCCGATGTTAAAGGCGCGGCACTGGGGCTGGCGTTCATTTGCTGTGCGGGGTTGTTTGCGCTTTCTGCGCCGTTGCAGATCCTGCTGCTGCAAAATGCGAAGGGCGGGGAGATGCTTGGTGCCGCGGGTGGGCAAATGGCCTTTAACCTGGGTAGCGCAGTGGGGGCTTATTGCGGTGGCATGATGCTGACGCTGGGCTTTGCCTACAACTATGTGGCCTTACCGGCGGCGTTACTGTCGTTCTCGGCGATGTCAGCGCTGCTGGCGTACGGTTATGTGAAGAATCGCCGTCACGAAAGGGTTATTGCTCCCTCTGCATAG
- the adhP gene encoding alcohol dehydrogenase AdhP — protein MKAAVVTKDHQVDVTERTLRPLKHGEALLKMECCGVCHTDLHVKNGDFGDKTGVILGHEGIGIVKEVGPGVTSLKPGDRASVAWFFQGCGHCEYCNSGNETLCREVINAGYTADGGMAEECIVTADYSVKVPDGLESAAASSITCAGVTTYKAVKISGIKPGQWIAIYGLGGLGNLALQYAKNVFNAKVIALDVNDEQLKLAESMGADLIINSRSPDAAKLVQEKTGGAHAAVVTAVAKAAFNSAVDAVRAGGRVVAVGLPPEAMSLDIPRLVLDGIQVVGSLVGTRQDLTEAFQFAAEGKVVPKVASRPLEDINAIFKEMEQGQIRGRMVIDFRK, from the coding sequence ATGAAGGCTGCTGTCGTCACAAAAGATCATCAGGTTGATGTCACCGAACGTACCCTGCGCCCGCTGAAACATGGTGAAGCGCTTCTGAAGATGGAATGCTGCGGCGTTTGCCACACCGATCTCCATGTAAAAAATGGCGATTTTGGCGACAAAACCGGCGTGATTCTGGGCCACGAAGGTATCGGGATTGTGAAAGAAGTCGGCCCGGGTGTGACCTCGCTGAAACCCGGCGACCGCGCAAGCGTCGCATGGTTCTTCCAGGGATGTGGGCACTGTGAATACTGTAACAGCGGTAATGAAACCCTGTGTCGCGAGGTGATTAATGCCGGTTACACCGCGGATGGTGGTATGGCGGAAGAGTGTATCGTCACCGCCGACTACTCCGTTAAAGTACCTGACGGTCTGGAATCCGCCGCGGCCAGCAGCATCACCTGTGCGGGCGTCACCACTTATAAAGCGGTAAAAATTTCCGGCATCAAACCGGGCCAGTGGATCGCTATCTACGGTCTGGGCGGCCTGGGCAACCTGGCGCTGCAATACGCCAAAAACGTCTTTAACGCCAAAGTTATCGCGCTTGACGTCAATGATGAACAGCTGAAACTGGCTGAAAGCATGGGCGCAGACTTAATCATCAACTCCCGTAGCCCGGATGCCGCAAAACTGGTGCAGGAAAAAACCGGTGGCGCGCATGCAGCAGTGGTTACCGCTGTCGCAAAAGCGGCTTTCAACTCCGCGGTTGATGCCGTTCGTGCCGGTGGCCGCGTAGTGGCTGTTGGTCTGCCGCCGGAAGCGATGAGCCTGGATATCCCGCGCCTGGTGCTGGACGGTATTCAGGTTGTGGGATCACTGGTCGGTACACGTCAGGATCTGACTGAAGCCTTCCAGTTTGCAGCCGAAGGGAAAGTGGTTCCTAAAGTTGCCTCTCGCCCGCTGGAAGATATCAACGCTATCTTCAAAGAGATGGAACAAGGCCAGATCCGTGGCCGTATGGTGATTGATTTCCGTAAATAA
- a CDS encoding ABC-F family ATP-binding cassette domain-containing protein, which yields MSTLLTAQSLRVDTAFATLFDGLSFTLKQGDRIGLLGDNGSGKSTLLKVLDGTSQPASGNVAIANRCLMARVEQHLPEAVYTLSLLEAVLAGLPAHARDAERWRGESLLAEMGFSTQETTLTSATLSGGQHTRLMLARALIHQPDLLLLDEPSNHLDLPTLLWLEQFLLRWSGSFILVSHDRQLLDTVTNGSWILRDKTLHCFALPCSQARLALAAKDESDILRRKAEQKEIERVTTSAKRLATWGRVYDNEGLAQKAKQMEKQVARLKENQTAVTDGNPWTLTLRGDALAANRLLDVENLSISPDVGLAPLFHIQAARLKSGDRVALVGHNGCGKSSLLRTLWQHVLSGSCNDALKLHPRVTVGYYDQTLHQLPDNATLFDALDAFAPDPETRKKALLRAGFPWLRHGQRVHTLSGGERARLLFVGLTLARYHLLMLDEPTNHLDIEGKIALAETLQQFAGGVLLVSHDRQLITASCNRFWLVENGYLSEWHDADEMFTRIREKQSSVSALRPPADTPQPQPDDADALLERLITLESWLAADLARKAKHQKPQLQQAWRQEIAVIQSKL from the coding sequence ATGAGTACACTACTAACCGCGCAATCATTACGTGTTGATACGGCGTTTGCTACGCTTTTCGACGGTCTCTCCTTTACCCTAAAACAGGGTGACCGTATTGGGCTACTTGGCGATAACGGCAGTGGCAAAAGTACGCTACTAAAAGTTCTGGATGGCACCTCACAGCCCGCCTCCGGCAATGTGGCAATCGCAAATCGCTGTCTGATGGCTCGCGTTGAGCAACATCTTCCCGAAGCGGTTTATACCCTATCACTGCTGGAAGCCGTACTTGCCGGGCTCCCCGCCCACGCCCGTGATGCTGAACGCTGGCGCGGCGAAAGCTTGCTGGCGGAGATGGGCTTTAGTACGCAGGAAACAACACTCACCAGCGCTACGCTGAGCGGCGGACAACACACACGTTTGATGCTGGCGCGCGCGTTAATCCATCAACCCGATTTACTGCTGCTGGATGAACCCAGTAACCATCTTGATCTGCCCACGCTGCTATGGCTGGAACAATTTCTGTTGCGCTGGTCCGGGAGTTTTATTCTGGTCTCGCATGACCGACAGCTGCTGGATACCGTTACTAATGGCAGCTGGATTTTGCGCGATAAAACGCTGCACTGCTTCGCCCTTCCCTGTAGTCAGGCCCGGCTTGCCCTGGCGGCTAAAGATGAAAGCGACATTCTGCGGCGTAAAGCGGAACAAAAAGAGATAGAACGGGTAACAACAAGCGCTAAACGGCTGGCGACATGGGGCCGGGTCTACGATAACGAAGGACTGGCGCAAAAAGCGAAGCAGATGGAAAAACAGGTTGCCCGGCTCAAAGAGAACCAGACGGCAGTGACAGACGGTAACCCCTGGACGTTAACGCTGCGGGGCGATGCGCTGGCGGCAAATCGACTGCTCGACGTTGAAAATCTGTCGATTTCTCCCGACGTCGGATTGGCGCCGCTGTTCCACATTCAGGCCGCGAGGCTGAAAAGCGGCGACAGAGTTGCTCTCGTCGGCCATAACGGTTGTGGGAAATCTTCCCTGTTACGGACCCTCTGGCAACACGTATTATCTGGCAGCTGCAATGATGCGCTAAAACTGCATCCGCGTGTGACCGTCGGCTATTACGACCAGACTCTGCATCAGTTGCCCGATAATGCCACGCTGTTTGACGCACTTGATGCCTTTGCGCCGGATCCGGAAACACGCAAAAAAGCGTTATTACGGGCGGGTTTTCCGTGGCTTCGTCATGGGCAACGGGTGCACACGCTCAGCGGCGGCGAGCGTGCACGGCTACTGTTTGTCGGGCTCACCCTTGCCCGCTACCACCTGTTAATGCTCGATGAGCCCACGAACCATCTGGATATCGAGGGAAAAATCGCGCTGGCAGAAACCCTACAGCAATTTGCGGGCGGAGTATTATTGGTCAGTCATGACCGACAACTGATTACTGCCAGCTGCAATCGTTTTTGGCTGGTTGAAAACGGCTACCTCAGCGAATGGCATGATGCCGATGAGATGTTTACGCGAATCAGGGAAAAGCAGAGTTCAGTGAGTGCCCTAAGACCTCCGGCTGACACACCGCAACCTCAGCCAGACGATGCCGACGCGCTGCTGGAACGGCTCATCACGCTGGAATCGTGGTTAGCCGCCGATCTCGCCCGTAAAGCAAAACATCAGAAACCTCAGCTGCAACAGGCCTGGCGTCAGGAAATTGCGGTAATTCAATCTAAACTGTAA
- a CDS encoding NAD-dependent malic enzyme codes for MSQGKTNRSLYIPYAGPVLLEFPLLNKGSAFSKEERSNFNLLGLLPEVVETIEEQAERAWIQYQGFKTEIDKHIYLRNIQDTNETLFYRLVENHLDEMMPVIYTPTVGAACERFSEIYRRSRGVFISYQNRHNMDDILQNVPNHNIKVIVVTDGERILGLGDQGIGGMGIPIGKLSLYTACGGISPAYTLPVVLDVGTNNQQLLNDPLYMGWRNPRITDDDYYQFVDDFIQAVKQRWPNVLLQFEDFAQKNAMPLLNRYRDEICSFNDDIQGTAAVTVGTLIAASRAAGSQLSDQKIVFLGAGSAGCGIAEQIIAQLQREGLSEEQARARVFMVDRFGLLTDQMPNLLSFQTKLVQKRSSLQNWDTDNEVLSLLDVVRNVKPDILIGVSGQTGLFTEEIIREMHKHCPRPIVMPLSNPTSRVEATPQDIIAWTEGNALVATGSPFSPVVWKDKVYPIAQCNNSYIFPGIGLGVIASGATRITDEMLMSASETLAKHSPLANTGEGLVLPELKDIHQVSRDIAFAVGKMAQQQGVAVKTSADALQQAINENFWLPEYRSYRRTSI; via the coding sequence ATGTCACAAGGTAAAACGAACCGTTCTCTGTATATCCCGTACGCTGGCCCGGTGCTGTTGGAGTTTCCGTTGCTGAATAAAGGCAGTGCCTTCAGTAAGGAAGAACGCAGCAATTTCAACCTGCTCGGCCTGCTGCCTGAAGTGGTCGAAACGATTGAAGAGCAGGCAGAGCGCGCCTGGATCCAGTATCAGGGGTTCAAAACGGAGATCGATAAACACATCTACCTGCGCAACATTCAGGACACCAATGAAACACTCTTCTACCGTTTGGTAGAAAACCATCTCGATGAAATGATGCCGGTCATCTATACCCCGACTGTCGGCGCGGCCTGCGAGCGTTTCTCTGAGATCTATCGTCGCTCACGCGGGGTGTTTATCTCCTATCAGAATCGTCACAACATGGATGACATTCTGCAAAACGTCCCTAACCACAATATCAAAGTGATTGTGGTTACCGACGGCGAGCGCATTCTCGGCCTTGGCGACCAGGGTATCGGCGGCATGGGCATTCCAATTGGTAAGCTGTCACTCTATACCGCCTGTGGCGGTATTAGCCCTGCATATACCCTGCCGGTGGTACTGGATGTCGGTACCAACAACCAACAGTTGCTCAACGATCCGCTGTACATGGGTTGGCGTAATCCGCGTATTACCGATGATGATTATTATCAGTTTGTGGATGATTTCATTCAGGCCGTGAAACAGCGCTGGCCAAACGTGTTGCTGCAATTCGAAGATTTTGCGCAGAAAAACGCCATGCCGCTGCTCAACCGCTATCGCGATGAAATTTGCTCCTTTAACGACGATATTCAGGGTACCGCCGCCGTTACCGTCGGCACGCTGATTGCCGCCAGCCGCGCGGCAGGAAGCCAGCTTAGCGATCAGAAAATTGTCTTCCTGGGTGCTGGTTCCGCCGGTTGCGGTATCGCCGAACAAATCATTGCGCAACTTCAGCGTGAAGGCCTGAGCGAAGAACAGGCACGGGCGCGCGTGTTCATGGTTGACCGCTTTGGCCTTCTGACCGATCAGATGCCAAACCTGCTCTCCTTCCAGACCAAACTGGTGCAAAAACGCAGCAGCCTGCAAAACTGGGATACAGACAACGAAGTTCTGTCTCTGCTGGACGTTGTGCGCAATGTTAAACCAGATATCCTGATTGGCGTTTCCGGGCAAACAGGGCTGTTTACGGAAGAGATTATCCGTGAAATGCACAAACACTGCCCGCGCCCGATTGTCATGCCGCTCTCGAACCCGACCTCACGCGTAGAGGCGACCCCGCAGGATATTATCGCCTGGACTGAAGGCAATGCGCTGGTTGCCACCGGCAGCCCGTTCAGCCCGGTAGTATGGAAAGATAAGGTTTACCCGATTGCCCAGTGCAATAACTCCTATATCTTCCCCGGCATTGGGCTTGGCGTTATTGCATCCGGCGCAACACGTATTACCGATGAAATGCTGATGTCAGCCAGTGAAACGCTGGCTAAGCACTCGCCGCTGGCCAATACCGGCGAAGGTCTGGTGCTACCAGAATTAAAAGACATTCATCAGGTATCACGGGATATCGCTTTTGCGGTCGGGAAAATGGCTCAACAACAGGGCGTTGCCGTGAAAACGTCTGCCGACGCGCTCCAGCAGGCCATCAACGAAAACTTCTGGCTACCTGAATATCGTAGCTACCGCCGGACATCAATCTAA
- a CDS encoding NAD(P)-dependent alcohol dehydrogenase has product MKVLGYAAQNPAAPLAPFTFDRREPRPDDVVIDILYCGVCHSDLHQARDDWGFSRYPIVPGHEIVGRVVAIGDNVTKFKPGELAAIGCMVDSCRVCHPCQQGLEQYCEEGNIQTYNGIDRHDGSLTLGGYSQTIVASEDFVLHLPENIDLKGAAPLLCAGITTWSPLRRWNINENSKVAVIGLGGLGHMALKLANALGAEVTLFTRSAGKEADARRLGAHHVVLSTDDAQMKEVQNQFDLIIDTVPYAHDINAYVPTLTLDGTLVFVGLLGNIADFYTVPLILGRRSVAGSCIGGIAETQEMLDFCAQHGITADVEVITIDTINEAFERMLKSDVKYRFVIDMASLTL; this is encoded by the coding sequence ATGAAAGTATTAGGTTATGCTGCTCAGAATCCCGCCGCGCCGCTCGCGCCCTTTACCTTTGATCGCCGAGAACCCAGGCCCGACGATGTGGTGATCGACATACTTTACTGTGGCGTTTGTCACTCGGATCTCCATCAGGCCCGGGATGACTGGGGGTTTAGCCGTTATCCGATTGTACCCGGCCACGAAATTGTTGGCCGGGTAGTGGCTATCGGTGACAACGTCACAAAATTTAAACCGGGCGAGCTGGCGGCGATTGGCTGTATGGTCGATTCCTGCCGCGTTTGTCATCCCTGCCAGCAGGGCCTGGAGCAGTATTGCGAAGAAGGCAATATTCAGACCTACAATGGCATCGACCGCCACGACGGTTCGTTAACCCTGGGCGGCTACTCACAGACGATTGTTGCCAGCGAAGATTTTGTCCTGCATCTGCCTGAAAACATTGACCTGAAAGGCGCCGCGCCGCTTCTCTGCGCCGGGATAACCACCTGGTCGCCGCTACGTCGCTGGAACATCAATGAGAACAGCAAAGTTGCCGTCATTGGTCTGGGCGGCCTGGGACATATGGCGCTGAAGCTTGCCAATGCGCTGGGGGCAGAAGTTACGCTCTTTACACGTTCTGCCGGGAAAGAGGCGGATGCACGGCGACTGGGTGCTCATCATGTGGTGCTCTCCACGGATGACGCGCAAATGAAAGAGGTACAAAACCAGTTCGATCTGATCATCGATACGGTTCCCTATGCCCATGATATTAACGCCTACGTTCCCACCTTAACGCTGGATGGCACCCTGGTCTTCGTCGGCCTGTTGGGCAATATTGCTGATTTCTATACGGTTCCGCTGATTCTGGGACGTCGCTCAGTAGCAGGTTCCTGTATTGGCGGTATCGCCGAAACGCAGGAGATGCTCGATTTTTGTGCTCAGCACGGTATTACCGCCGATGTTGAAGTGATCACAATAGATACGATCAATGAAGCGTTCGAGCGCATGCTCAAAAGCGATGTGAAATACCGCTTTGTTATCGATATGGCGTCGCTAACGCTTTGA
- a CDS encoding OsmC family protein — translation MTIHKKGQAHWEGDLKRGKGTVSTESGVLDQQPYGFNTRFEGAKGTNPEELIAAAHSACFSMALSLMLTEAGHAPTSIDTVADVSLDKVDGGFAITKVALQSKIVLPGIDSAKFDEIIQKAKAGCPVSQVLKAEITLDYQLDN, via the coding sequence ATGACGATTCATAAGAAAGGTCAGGCGCACTGGGAAGGCGATCTTAAACGTGGGAAAGGCACTGTCTCGACGGAGAGCGGCGTACTCGACCAACAACCCTATGGTTTCAATACGCGTTTTGAAGGTGCGAAGGGGACTAACCCGGAAGAACTGATTGCCGCTGCGCATTCGGCCTGCTTCTCTATGGCGCTTTCCTTGATGCTGACTGAGGCCGGACATGCCCCGACTTCGATTGATACCGTTGCCGATGTGTCGCTGGACAAAGTCGATGGCGGTTTCGCTATCACCAAAGTCGCCCTGCAAAGCAAGATTGTGCTGCCGGGTATCGATAGCGCGAAATTCGATGAAATCATTCAGAAAGCAAAAGCAGGTTGTCCGGTTTCCCAGGTGTTAAAAGCAGAAATTACACTCGACTATCAATTGGATAACTAA
- a CDS encoding TauD/TfdA dioxygenase family protein, with translation MATEYPLTDSEFPLLNLRRVAGHIGAEVRDIALSADLDEATFRQLNAALVKYKVLFFRQQPHLTDDAHQAFGARFGRIVAHPTVPAPTGTQLFELDASKGGGRADSWHTDVTFVDAFPKISILRGVTIPAYGGDTVWANTARAYEQLPDELKRFAASLRAVHSNDYDYGAERVVVESTRLNHHKNVFVSSVWEAEHPVVHVHPVSGEKCLLLGHFFKRLVGFSSRESASLFELLQNRVIRLDNTVRWQWQQDDVVIWDNRSTQHYAVNDYGSQPRVVRRVTVEGETAVGVDGTRSRTISRGQTAPQQVAANADPRAKDVAS, from the coding sequence ATGGCGACAGAATATCCTCTTACCGACAGTGAGTTTCCTTTACTTAACTTGCGACGCGTGGCCGGACACATTGGGGCAGAAGTGCGTGATATTGCACTCTCAGCCGATCTGGACGAAGCAACGTTTAGACAGCTGAACGCCGCGCTGGTGAAATATAAAGTGCTGTTTTTCCGTCAACAGCCGCATCTTACCGATGACGCTCATCAGGCATTTGGTGCACGTTTTGGTCGCATTGTGGCACATCCCACCGTGCCAGCACCGACCGGTACTCAGCTGTTTGAACTGGATGCCTCTAAAGGCGGAGGGCGGGCAGACTCCTGGCACACGGATGTCACCTTCGTTGATGCTTTCCCCAAAATTTCTATTTTGCGTGGCGTGACGATCCCTGCGTATGGTGGCGATACCGTGTGGGCGAATACGGCGCGGGCCTATGAACAACTTCCGGATGAGCTTAAGCGGTTTGCGGCGTCACTGCGTGCGGTGCACAGTAACGATTATGACTACGGCGCAGAACGGGTGGTGGTTGAATCAACCCGCCTGAATCATCACAAAAATGTGTTTGTTTCATCCGTCTGGGAAGCTGAGCATCCCGTGGTGCATGTTCATCCGGTTAGCGGCGAGAAGTGTCTTCTCCTTGGGCATTTCTTCAAACGCCTGGTAGGATTCAGCAGCCGTGAGTCCGCCAGTCTGTTTGAGCTGCTGCAAAATCGGGTGATTCGCCTTGATAATACCGTGCGCTGGCAGTGGCAGCAGGATGATGTGGTTATCTGGGATAACCGCAGCACGCAACACTACGCGGTGAACGATTACGGTAGTCAACCGCGTGTGGTGCGTCGAGTTACGGTTGAAGGCGAAACGGCGGTGGGCGTCGATGGTACCCGCAGCCGAACGATATCGCGCGGGCAAACGGCGCCTCAACAGGTTGCCGCAAACGCGGATCCGCGCGCGAAAGACGTTGCGTCATAA